In Desulfosalsimonas propionicica, one DNA window encodes the following:
- a CDS encoding MlaA family lipoprotein → MVLHHERSGKQSGKGPIGIALLAVLFVFAAALSAWAGQSPLKSSEAAAGAAHTGYAASADQAELDQTGQDPANGSADAFDDFEEFDEFEGEIGSKPAADPLSGYNRWMTGVNDKLYFWVLKPAATGYAKVTPAVARRSVGRFFKNLGYPLRFVNNLLQLKIRRAGVETARFVVNTTVGVAGFADPARWWMDLEAYPEDFGQTLGHYGVGGGWHLVLPVLGPSNLRDAVSKVPDRFLNPVAYVEPTEVAIAISAYDRINYTSLHLGEYERLKQDAVDWYIFLRNAYEQNREKKIQE, encoded by the coding sequence ATGGTTCTGCATCATGAAAGATCCGGGAAACAATCCGGAAAAGGGCCCATTGGGATTGCACTGCTGGCGGTTCTGTTTGTTTTTGCAGCAGCCTTGTCCGCATGGGCCGGGCAGTCGCCTTTGAAGTCTTCCGAGGCTGCGGCCGGAGCGGCGCACACCGGTTATGCGGCTTCCGCAGATCAGGCAGAACTGGATCAGACAGGCCAGGACCCGGCAAATGGTTCTGCTGACGCCTTTGATGACTTTGAGGAGTTTGATGAATTTGAAGGCGAAATAGGTTCAAAACCCGCGGCTGACCCGCTTTCCGGTTACAACCGGTGGATGACCGGGGTAAACGATAAGCTTTATTTCTGGGTACTCAAACCCGCGGCCACCGGATATGCAAAGGTGACCCCGGCTGTGGCGCGCAGATCCGTTGGCCGGTTTTTCAAGAATCTGGGCTATCCCCTCAGGTTTGTCAACAATCTGCTTCAGCTCAAAATCCGGCGGGCCGGGGTGGAAACAGCCCGGTTCGTGGTCAATACCACCGTGGGGGTGGCCGGGTTTGCCGATCCCGCCCGATGGTGGATGGACCTGGAGGCCTATCCCGAGGATTTCGGCCAGACCCTGGGGCATTACGGTGTGGGCGGCGGCTGGCACCTGGTGCTGCCGGTATTGGGGCCATCCAACCTGCGCGATGCCGTGTCAAAAGTTCCGGACAGGTTTTTAAATCCCGTGGCCTATGTGGAGCCCACGGAAGTCGCCATTGCCATTTCCGCCTATGACCGGATCAATTATACCTCCCTTCACCTGGGAGAATATGAGCGGTTGAAACAGGATGCCGTGGACTGGTATATCTTTTTGCGCAATGCCTATGAACAAAACCGGGAAAAGAAAATCCAGGAGTAG
- a CDS encoding purine-nucleoside phosphorylase, protein MQAQQQKNDFYWQQVREAAAYVKDYIGVDGTDIAITTGTGLSESMVDMSPEAQIPYDRIPHFPASTVKSHAGRLIFGKIHGRRVFILQGRFHLYEGYSAPRVCFPVRLMQALGVKTLIVTNAAGGLCTDFSAGDIMAISDHINLTGENPLVGPNNEDWGIRFPDMSAVYDTGLMNCAMQAAQKSGIHLHKGVYAGLKGPSLETPAELRFLRQVGADAVGLSTVMEVIAAVHSRMRICGFSMITNIADPDQPEPASLEAIIQIAQNAAPVLGELLSGIVREA, encoded by the coding sequence TTGCAGGCACAGCAGCAAAAAAACGATTTCTACTGGCAGCAGGTCCGGGAGGCGGCTGCTTATGTGAAAGACTATATCGGCGTGGACGGGACCGATATTGCCATTACCACCGGAACCGGGCTTTCCGAAAGCATGGTGGACATGTCGCCGGAGGCTCAAATCCCGTATGACAGGATTCCCCACTTTCCCGCCTCTACTGTCAAAAGTCATGCCGGGCGGCTGATTTTCGGGAAGATTCACGGCAGGCGCGTTTTTATTCTCCAGGGCCGGTTTCACCTCTATGAAGGCTACAGCGCCCCAAGGGTTTGTTTTCCTGTGCGGCTTATGCAGGCCCTGGGGGTAAAGACCCTGATTGTGACCAATGCCGCAGGCGGCCTTTGTACGGATTTTTCCGCAGGCGATATCATGGCCATTTCCGATCACATCAACCTCACCGGCGAAAACCCCTTGGTGGGGCCCAATAATGAAGACTGGGGAATTCGTTTCCCTGACATGTCAGCCGTCTATGATACCGGGCTGATGAATTGCGCCATGCAGGCCGCGCAAAAATCCGGAATCCATCTGCACAAGGGGGTGTATGCGGGTTTAAAGGGCCCGTCTCTTGAAACTCCGGCCGAATTGCGGTTTTTGCGGCAAGTTGGCGCGGATGCAGTGGGATTGTCTACCGTCATGGAGGTCATTGCCGCAGTTCATTCACGGATGCGCATATGCGGGTTTTCCATGATCACCAATATTGCTGATCCGGATCAGCCGGAACCCGCCAGCCTGGAGGCGATTATCCAAATAGCGCAGAACGCCGCCCCTGTCCTGGGTGAATTGCTATCCGGTATTGTCAGGGAGGCTTAG
- a CDS encoding amidohydrolase family protein: protein MVDLQDRPDLLVVNGTVLTMDEHGTVIQNGAVAVSGDSIRSVGPAEKFNIKGAARIIDANGGIIMPGLINTHTHAAMTCFRGLADDMDLMTWLNEYIFPAEARLSHERVYTGAMLACAEMMLSGTTCFADMYLFEDAVAQAAARAGMRAVAGEVLYDFDSPNYGSIDKGFDYTLELIDRWRNDPLITIAVEPHSPYLCAPDLLRRAAAISEEHEIPMIVHVAETAGEAEQIRKTHGKSPVAHLADIGVLSPRFLACHCVAVSQEDIDLLRAHDVKVSHNPESNMKLASGIAPVPAMQAAGLCVALGTDGPTSNNNLDMFMEMDAAAKIHKVSQMDPTVMDAGTVLRMATIDAASALGLGNVTGSVEPGKKADIIVIDTHKPHLTPMYNICSHLVYAAGGADVQHVVINGVPVVDDGRLVSFDAEAVMEQMEQIAAEIRGLHDWTAKRANTGAKAGKE from the coding sequence ATGGTGGATTTGCAGGACAGGCCGGATCTTCTGGTTGTCAATGGCACGGTGCTGACCATGGATGAGCACGGTACCGTGATTCAAAACGGTGCCGTGGCAGTGTCCGGAGACAGCATCCGATCCGTGGGGCCGGCGGAAAAATTCAACATCAAAGGTGCGGCCCGGATTATTGACGCCAACGGCGGCATTATCATGCCCGGGCTGATCAACACGCATACCCATGCGGCCATGACTTGTTTCCGGGGCCTGGCCGATGACATGGACCTGATGACATGGCTCAATGAATATATTTTTCCCGCAGAAGCCCGGCTCAGTCATGAGCGGGTCTATACCGGCGCCATGCTGGCCTGCGCGGAGATGATGCTTTCCGGCACCACATGCTTTGCGGATATGTACCTGTTTGAAGACGCCGTGGCGCAAGCCGCTGCCCGGGCGGGCATGCGGGCGGTTGCGGGGGAGGTTCTTTATGATTTTGATTCCCCCAATTACGGATCCATTGATAAAGGGTTTGATTATACCCTGGAACTCATTGACAGATGGCGCAATGATCCGTTGATTACCATTGCCGTGGAACCCCATTCCCCCTATCTTTGCGCTCCGGACTTGCTCCGGCGGGCCGCGGCAATTTCAGAAGAACACGAAATCCCCATGATCGTGCACGTGGCGGAAACCGCCGGGGAGGCGGAGCAGATCCGCAAAACCCATGGCAAAAGTCCCGTGGCGCATCTGGCTGATATCGGGGTATTGTCACCGCGGTTTCTGGCCTGTCACTGTGTCGCCGTGTCCCAAGAAGACATTGATCTGCTCAGGGCCCATGATGTCAAGGTCTCACACAATCCGGAAAGCAACATGAAGCTGGCATCGGGCATTGCGCCGGTGCCGGCCATGCAGGCTGCCGGCCTCTGTGTTGCACTGGGAACAGACGGGCCCACCAGCAACAACAACCTGGACATGTTCATGGAAATGGATGCTGCTGCCAAGATACACAAGGTCAGCCAGATGGATCCAACGGTGATGGATGCCGGTACTGTTTTGCGCATGGCCACCATTGACGCGGCCAGCGCCCTGGGACTCGGCAATGTCACCGGTTCTGTGGAGCCGGGAAAAAAAGCCGATATTATTGTTATTGATACCCATAAGCCTCATCTGACGCCCATGTACAATATTTGTTCGCACCTTGTGTATGCCGCAGGCGGGGCTGACGTGCAGCACGTGGTGATCAACGGGGTGCCTGTTGTGGACGACGGCCGGCTTGTTTCCTTTGATGCTGAAGCGGTGATGGAGCAGATGGAGCAGATCGCCGCTGAAATCCGGGGACTTCATGACTGGACGGCCAAACGCGCCAACACAGGTGCAAAAGCAGGAAAGGAGTAG